One Pseudomonadota bacterium genomic region harbors:
- a CDS encoding pseudaminic acid biosynthesis-associated methylase yields the protein MVEKFKTPQEEFWAGEFGTDYIGRNSSVQGLASNLNLFLKALKHAGLVTSCLEFGANIGINLKALQLLYPSIHLKAIEINHNAVKQLTNLVGESNVFEGSILEYPIVDKVDLSLIKGVLIHINPDILDSVYEKLYQASNRLILVCEYYSPTPISIPYRGHVDRLFKRDFAGEMLGKYPDLKLVDYGFLYRRDPAFPQDDITWFLMQKS from the coding sequence ATGGTTGAAAAATTCAAAACACCCCAAGAGGAATTTTGGGCTGGTGAGTTTGGTACTGACTACATTGGCCGGAACAGCAGCGTGCAAGGCCTGGCATCAAACCTGAATCTTTTCTTAAAAGCTCTTAAACATGCGGGGTTGGTTACATCCTGCCTTGAATTCGGGGCGAACATAGGAATAAACCTGAAAGCGCTTCAACTTCTTTATCCAAGTATTCATCTGAAGGCGATTGAAATCAACCACAATGCCGTAAAGCAACTCACAAACTTGGTTGGCGAGAGCAATGTGTTTGAAGGTTCAATTCTCGAATATCCGATAGTCGATAAAGTGGATCTCTCATTGATAAAAGGCGTCCTGATTCATATTAATCCAGACATACTGGATTCTGTTTACGAAAAATTATATCAGGCATCAAACAGGCTAATATTAGTGTGTGAATATTACAGCCCCACCCCCATATCCATTCCGTATCGGGGTCATGTGGACCGCTTGTTTAAAAGGGATTTTGCGGGAGAAATGCTGGGAAAGTACCCTGACCTAAAACTGGTAGATTATGGTTTTTTGTATCGCCGTGACCCAGCTTTTCCTCAAGATGACATTACTTGGTTTCTGATGCAAAAATCATAA
- the pseF gene encoding pseudaminic acid cytidylyltransferase translates to MNIAIIPARGGSKRIPRKNIKLFAGKPIIAWPIEAAKTSGLFDRIIVSTDDQEIAEVSKLWGAEVPFIRPDELSNDYAGTTEVISHATQWTLDQGLDVTAVCCIYATAPFVQVADLVAGLHMLETNDLGYVFPVTVFPSAIERALRQLPNGLMEPFYNQYVPFRTQDLEPAYYDAGQFYWGLTQTWLEGKIIHKHGAGLGIPSWRVVDIDTIEDWQRAELMFEVFNSAKFPV, encoded by the coding sequence ATGAACATCGCTATCATTCCCGCTCGCGGCGGAAGCAAACGCATCCCCCGCAAGAATATCAAGCTCTTTGCCGGCAAGCCCATAATCGCCTGGCCTATTGAAGCAGCAAAAACATCTGGTCTGTTTGATCGCATTATCGTTTCCACCGATGACCAGGAGATCGCAGAGGTGTCTAAACTTTGGGGCGCAGAAGTGCCTTTCATACGGCCGGATGAACTCTCGAATGACTATGCGGGCACCACCGAAGTCATCTCTCATGCAACACAATGGACTTTGGATCAGGGTTTAGACGTAACAGCAGTGTGCTGCATTTATGCGACTGCGCCTTTTGTTCAGGTGGCAGATCTTGTGGCTGGATTGCACATGCTGGAAACGAATGACTTGGGTTATGTGTTTCCTGTTACCGTCTTTCCCTCAGCTATCGAGCGTGCACTTCGTCAATTACCGAATGGTTTAATGGAACCATTTTATAATCAATATGTACCGTTTCGAACTCAAGATCTTGAGCCAGCCTATTATGATGCAGGTCAATTTTATTGGGGTTTGACACAAACATGGCTAGAAGGAAAGATAATTCACAAGCATGGTGCTGGCTTGGGTATCCCCAGTTGGCGTGTGGTTGATATTGATACTATCGAAGATTGGCAACGAGCCGAATTGATGTTTGAGGTCTTTAATAGCGCAAAATTCCCTGTCTAA